Proteins from a genomic interval of Lycium ferocissimum isolate CSIRO_LF1 chromosome 2, AGI_CSIRO_Lferr_CH_V1, whole genome shotgun sequence:
- the LOC132040178 gene encoding uncharacterized protein LOC132040178 isoform X3: MGDLGVEEKLSCEDGFKQYIMVKKDRKIICRTQCLNPPANMPAVWNITDIVRQETLDFLSGLSRCLLRRAPETSHQEREWGEFLGFLQKHKRVATGNHECFQFFILPPKEGSGFSCTFACYREREKPSECLVGAQTCDLSAKASGRPEKTNQHNLSLESNFARADPSYLKTLGHTHSGWIFGAIAEFVDNSRDAKATKLEISIDMIFSKAVGREIPMLCIIDDGCGMNHQEMLQMVSFGHRQPDADDANRIGRFGIGFKTGAMKLGKDALVLTQTTNSRSIAFLSQTLNEGKNNLEIPIVSYYRNGQLMELDKKNETLFKHNLKAIKKFSPFDKYFIGQKVGLFSKDGTGTHIYIWNLDEWGSNYSLQWESGITGGSSFHQGDILIRSRRVRARPGQMTQMVPLDYSLRSYLEVIFLDPRIKIYVQGSQVKSRPLARSLNKTVVENGTIMGKSVQLTLGCSQLEWEEANCGMFLYWHGRLIEAYKRVGSMMHNGDKGRGVIGVIDVTNLMADDNGHVWVHNNKQGFQDCEVYAELEKWLGEKSDKYLDEHVDKVELKAGSGVYKPDNEWVQCDKCRKWRMLIHGFNSKTLPLQWFCYMKPFNGKCEIPEQEVEPGVITISSKRLGYSSTEDPEEIKRKLSRQAAGTPEKMGEKVPCQTMEDDLANESSQTRKRLRRSCRKS; the protein is encoded by the exons ATGGGAGATCTTGGCGTGGAGGAGAAGTTATCATGCGAAG ATGGCTTCAAACAGTACATTATGGTTAAAAAGGACAGGAAGATCATATGTCGAACACAGTGTCTCAATCCACCTGCCAATAT GCCTGCAGTTTGGAATATAACAGACATTGTCCGACAAGAAACGTTGGACTTCCTCTCTGGGTTATCCCGCTGCTTGTTACGTCGTGCTCCAGAAACTTCTCATCAGGAAAGGGAGTGGGGAGAATTCCTTGGTTTCCTTCAGAAACACAAAAGG GTTGCTACTGGAAATCATGAGTGCTTTCAATTTTTCATACTTCCTCCCAAAGAAGGCTCAGGATTCAGTTGTACATTTGCTTGTTACCGGGAGAGGGAAAAACCAAGTGAATGTCTTGTAG GTGCCCAAACTTGTGATTTGTCAGCCAAAGCTAGCGGACGACCTGAGAAAACAAATCAACACAATCTTTCCTTGGAGAGTAATTTTGCGCGTGCAGATCCTAGTTATTTGAAAACTCTAGGTCACACTCATTCTGGTTGGATTTTTGGAGCAATCGCTGAGTTTGTGGACAATTCTAGAGACGCCAAAGCAACTAA GTTGGAAATTTCTATTGACATGATATTTTCAAAAGCGGTCGGCAGAGAAATTCCTATGCTATGCATTATAGACGATGGGTGTGGAATGAACCATCAGGAGATGCTTCAGATGGTATCATTTGGACACAGGCAACCTGATGCCGATGACGCTAATCGTATTGGGAGATTTGGGATTGGTTTTAAG ACTGGGGCAATGAAACTTGGGAAAGATGCGTTGGTTCTGACACAGACTACTAACTCTAGATCAATTGCTTTCCTTTCCCAGACactaaatgaaggaaaaaat AATCTAGAGATACCCATTGTAAGCTACTACAGGAATGGGCAACTTATGGAGCTGGATAAGAAAAATGAGACTTTGTTCAAACACAACTTGAAAGCCATTAAGAAATTTTCACCATTTGATAAGTACTTCATTGGTCAAAAAGTAGGTCTGTTCAGTAAGGATGGCACAGGAACACATATCTATATCTGGAATCTGGACGAGTGGGGATCGAATTATAGCCTGCAATGGGAGTCTGGAATAACTGGGGGGAGCTCCTTCCATCAGGGTGATATTCTCATTCGTTCTAGACGGGTCAGAGCTCGTCCAGGCCAGATGACTCAAATG GTTCCTTTGGACTATTCACTTAGATCTTATTTGGAAGTGATCTTTCTTGATCCAcggataaaaatatatgtccaaggATCACAG gTTAAAAGCCGACCATTAGCAAGATCTCTGAACAAGACTGTTGTGGAAAATGGTACTATTATGGGAAAATCGGTTCAACTTACACTGGGTTGCAGTCAATTGGAATGGGAAGAAGCAAATTGTGGAATGTTTCTGTACTGGCATGGACGTCTAATAGAG GCTTACAAAAGAGTTGGGAGTATGATGCATAATGGAGATAAAGGTCGTGGTGTCATTGGTGTTATTGATGTAACAAATTTAATG GCTGATGATAATGGACATGTTTGGGTGCACAATAATAAGCAAGGATTCCAGGACTGTGAAGTATATGCTGAATTGGAGAAGTGGTTGGGTGAAAAATCAGACAAATACTTGGATGAACACGTTGATAAAGTTGAATTG AAGGCGGGTAGTGGTGTCTACAAACCTGACAACGAGTGGGTGCAGTGTGACAAATGTAGAAAGTGGAGAATGTTGATCCATGGCTTCAACAGCAAGACTTTACCACTTCAGTG GTTCTGTTACATGAAACCTTTTAATGGTAAATGCGAGATACCAGAACAGGAAGTTGAACCTGGAGTGATAACGATATCCAGCAAGCGTCTGGGATACAGTTCCACTGAAGATCCCGAAGAGATAAAGCGCAAGCTCTCCAGACAAGCTGCGGGGACACCAGAAA AGATGGGTGAGAAAGTTCCATGTCAAACCATGGAGGATGATCTTGCAAACGAGTCTTCACAGACACGTAAAAGGCTCCGAAGGAGTTGTAGGAAAAGTTAg
- the LOC132040178 gene encoding uncharacterized protein LOC132040178 isoform X2: MGDLGVEEKLSCEDGFKQYIMVKKDRKIICRTQCLNPPANMPAVWNITDIVRQETLDFLSGLSRCLLRRAPETSHQEREWGEFLGFLQKHKRVATGNHECFQFFILPPKEGSGFSCTFACYREREKPSECLVGKASGSTSKVIKDACSPSNEDAVVGAQTCDLSAKASGRPEKTNQHNLSLESNFARADPSYLKTLGHTHSGWIFGAIAEFVDNSRDAKATKLEISIDMIFSKAVGREIPMLCIIDDGCGMNHQEMLQMVSFGHRQPDADDANRIGRFGIGFKTGAMKLGKDALVLTQTTNSRSIAFLSQTLNEGKNNLEIPIVSYYRNGQLMELDKKNETLFKHNLKAIKKFSPFDKYFIGQKVGLFSKDGTGTHIYIWNLDEWGSNYSLQWESGITGGSSFHQGDILIRSRRVRARPGQMTQMVPLDYSLRSYLEVIFLDPRIKIYVQGSQVKSRPLARSLNKTVVENGTIMGKSVQLTLGCSQLEWEEANCGMFLYWHGRLIEAYKRVGSMMHNGDKGRGVIGVIDVTNLMADDNGHVWVHNNKQGFQDCEVYAELEKWLGEKSDKYLDEHVDKVELAGSGVYKPDNEWVQCDKCRKWRMLIHGFNSKTLPLQWFCYMKPFNGKCEIPEQEVEPGVITISSKRLGYSSTEDPEEIKRKLSRQAAGTPEKMGEKVPCQTMEDDLANESSQTRKRLRRSCRKS; this comes from the exons ATGGGAGATCTTGGCGTGGAGGAGAAGTTATCATGCGAAG ATGGCTTCAAACAGTACATTATGGTTAAAAAGGACAGGAAGATCATATGTCGAACACAGTGTCTCAATCCACCTGCCAATAT GCCTGCAGTTTGGAATATAACAGACATTGTCCGACAAGAAACGTTGGACTTCCTCTCTGGGTTATCCCGCTGCTTGTTACGTCGTGCTCCAGAAACTTCTCATCAGGAAAGGGAGTGGGGAGAATTCCTTGGTTTCCTTCAGAAACACAAAAGG GTTGCTACTGGAAATCATGAGTGCTTTCAATTTTTCATACTTCCTCCCAAAGAAGGCTCAGGATTCAGTTGTACATTTGCTTGTTACCGGGAGAGGGAAAAACCAAGTGAATGTCTTGTAGGTAAGGCCTCTGGATCAACTTCTAAAGTGATCAAGGATGCTTGTTCTCCCTCCAATGAGGATGCTGTTGTAGGTGCCCAAACTTGTGATTTGTCAGCCAAAGCTAGCGGACGACCTGAGAAAACAAATCAACACAATCTTTCCTTGGAGAGTAATTTTGCGCGTGCAGATCCTAGTTATTTGAAAACTCTAGGTCACACTCATTCTGGTTGGATTTTTGGAGCAATCGCTGAGTTTGTGGACAATTCTAGAGACGCCAAAGCAACTAA GTTGGAAATTTCTATTGACATGATATTTTCAAAAGCGGTCGGCAGAGAAATTCCTATGCTATGCATTATAGACGATGGGTGTGGAATGAACCATCAGGAGATGCTTCAGATGGTATCATTTGGACACAGGCAACCTGATGCCGATGACGCTAATCGTATTGGGAGATTTGGGATTGGTTTTAAG ACTGGGGCAATGAAACTTGGGAAAGATGCGTTGGTTCTGACACAGACTACTAACTCTAGATCAATTGCTTTCCTTTCCCAGACactaaatgaaggaaaaaat AATCTAGAGATACCCATTGTAAGCTACTACAGGAATGGGCAACTTATGGAGCTGGATAAGAAAAATGAGACTTTGTTCAAACACAACTTGAAAGCCATTAAGAAATTTTCACCATTTGATAAGTACTTCATTGGTCAAAAAGTAGGTCTGTTCAGTAAGGATGGCACAGGAACACATATCTATATCTGGAATCTGGACGAGTGGGGATCGAATTATAGCCTGCAATGGGAGTCTGGAATAACTGGGGGGAGCTCCTTCCATCAGGGTGATATTCTCATTCGTTCTAGACGGGTCAGAGCTCGTCCAGGCCAGATGACTCAAATG GTTCCTTTGGACTATTCACTTAGATCTTATTTGGAAGTGATCTTTCTTGATCCAcggataaaaatatatgtccaaggATCACAG gTTAAAAGCCGACCATTAGCAAGATCTCTGAACAAGACTGTTGTGGAAAATGGTACTATTATGGGAAAATCGGTTCAACTTACACTGGGTTGCAGTCAATTGGAATGGGAAGAAGCAAATTGTGGAATGTTTCTGTACTGGCATGGACGTCTAATAGAG GCTTACAAAAGAGTTGGGAGTATGATGCATAATGGAGATAAAGGTCGTGGTGTCATTGGTGTTATTGATGTAACAAATTTAATG GCTGATGATAATGGACATGTTTGGGTGCACAATAATAAGCAAGGATTCCAGGACTGTGAAGTATATGCTGAATTGGAGAAGTGGTTGGGTGAAAAATCAGACAAATACTTGGATGAACACGTTGATAAAGTTGAATTG GCGGGTAGTGGTGTCTACAAACCTGACAACGAGTGGGTGCAGTGTGACAAATGTAGAAAGTGGAGAATGTTGATCCATGGCTTCAACAGCAAGACTTTACCACTTCAGTG GTTCTGTTACATGAAACCTTTTAATGGTAAATGCGAGATACCAGAACAGGAAGTTGAACCTGGAGTGATAACGATATCCAGCAAGCGTCTGGGATACAGTTCCACTGAAGATCCCGAAGAGATAAAGCGCAAGCTCTCCAGACAAGCTGCGGGGACACCAGAAA AGATGGGTGAGAAAGTTCCATGTCAAACCATGGAGGATGATCTTGCAAACGAGTCTTCACAGACACGTAAAAGGCTCCGAAGGAGTTGTAGGAAAAGTTAg
- the LOC132040178 gene encoding uncharacterized protein LOC132040178 isoform X1 has translation MGDLGVEEKLSCEDGFKQYIMVKKDRKIICRTQCLNPPANMPAVWNITDIVRQETLDFLSGLSRCLLRRAPETSHQEREWGEFLGFLQKHKRVATGNHECFQFFILPPKEGSGFSCTFACYREREKPSECLVGKASGSTSKVIKDACSPSNEDAVVGAQTCDLSAKASGRPEKTNQHNLSLESNFARADPSYLKTLGHTHSGWIFGAIAEFVDNSRDAKATKLEISIDMIFSKAVGREIPMLCIIDDGCGMNHQEMLQMVSFGHRQPDADDANRIGRFGIGFKTGAMKLGKDALVLTQTTNSRSIAFLSQTLNEGKNNLEIPIVSYYRNGQLMELDKKNETLFKHNLKAIKKFSPFDKYFIGQKVGLFSKDGTGTHIYIWNLDEWGSNYSLQWESGITGGSSFHQGDILIRSRRVRARPGQMTQMVPLDYSLRSYLEVIFLDPRIKIYVQGSQVKSRPLARSLNKTVVENGTIMGKSVQLTLGCSQLEWEEANCGMFLYWHGRLIEAYKRVGSMMHNGDKGRGVIGVIDVTNLMADDNGHVWVHNNKQGFQDCEVYAELEKWLGEKSDKYLDEHVDKVELKAGSGVYKPDNEWVQCDKCRKWRMLIHGFNSKTLPLQWFCYMKPFNGKCEIPEQEVEPGVITISSKRLGYSSTEDPEEIKRKLSRQAAGTPEKMGEKVPCQTMEDDLANESSQTRKRLRRSCRKS, from the exons ATGGGAGATCTTGGCGTGGAGGAGAAGTTATCATGCGAAG ATGGCTTCAAACAGTACATTATGGTTAAAAAGGACAGGAAGATCATATGTCGAACACAGTGTCTCAATCCACCTGCCAATAT GCCTGCAGTTTGGAATATAACAGACATTGTCCGACAAGAAACGTTGGACTTCCTCTCTGGGTTATCCCGCTGCTTGTTACGTCGTGCTCCAGAAACTTCTCATCAGGAAAGGGAGTGGGGAGAATTCCTTGGTTTCCTTCAGAAACACAAAAGG GTTGCTACTGGAAATCATGAGTGCTTTCAATTTTTCATACTTCCTCCCAAAGAAGGCTCAGGATTCAGTTGTACATTTGCTTGTTACCGGGAGAGGGAAAAACCAAGTGAATGTCTTGTAGGTAAGGCCTCTGGATCAACTTCTAAAGTGATCAAGGATGCTTGTTCTCCCTCCAATGAGGATGCTGTTGTAGGTGCCCAAACTTGTGATTTGTCAGCCAAAGCTAGCGGACGACCTGAGAAAACAAATCAACACAATCTTTCCTTGGAGAGTAATTTTGCGCGTGCAGATCCTAGTTATTTGAAAACTCTAGGTCACACTCATTCTGGTTGGATTTTTGGAGCAATCGCTGAGTTTGTGGACAATTCTAGAGACGCCAAAGCAACTAA GTTGGAAATTTCTATTGACATGATATTTTCAAAAGCGGTCGGCAGAGAAATTCCTATGCTATGCATTATAGACGATGGGTGTGGAATGAACCATCAGGAGATGCTTCAGATGGTATCATTTGGACACAGGCAACCTGATGCCGATGACGCTAATCGTATTGGGAGATTTGGGATTGGTTTTAAG ACTGGGGCAATGAAACTTGGGAAAGATGCGTTGGTTCTGACACAGACTACTAACTCTAGATCAATTGCTTTCCTTTCCCAGACactaaatgaaggaaaaaat AATCTAGAGATACCCATTGTAAGCTACTACAGGAATGGGCAACTTATGGAGCTGGATAAGAAAAATGAGACTTTGTTCAAACACAACTTGAAAGCCATTAAGAAATTTTCACCATTTGATAAGTACTTCATTGGTCAAAAAGTAGGTCTGTTCAGTAAGGATGGCACAGGAACACATATCTATATCTGGAATCTGGACGAGTGGGGATCGAATTATAGCCTGCAATGGGAGTCTGGAATAACTGGGGGGAGCTCCTTCCATCAGGGTGATATTCTCATTCGTTCTAGACGGGTCAGAGCTCGTCCAGGCCAGATGACTCAAATG GTTCCTTTGGACTATTCACTTAGATCTTATTTGGAAGTGATCTTTCTTGATCCAcggataaaaatatatgtccaaggATCACAG gTTAAAAGCCGACCATTAGCAAGATCTCTGAACAAGACTGTTGTGGAAAATGGTACTATTATGGGAAAATCGGTTCAACTTACACTGGGTTGCAGTCAATTGGAATGGGAAGAAGCAAATTGTGGAATGTTTCTGTACTGGCATGGACGTCTAATAGAG GCTTACAAAAGAGTTGGGAGTATGATGCATAATGGAGATAAAGGTCGTGGTGTCATTGGTGTTATTGATGTAACAAATTTAATG GCTGATGATAATGGACATGTTTGGGTGCACAATAATAAGCAAGGATTCCAGGACTGTGAAGTATATGCTGAATTGGAGAAGTGGTTGGGTGAAAAATCAGACAAATACTTGGATGAACACGTTGATAAAGTTGAATTG AAGGCGGGTAGTGGTGTCTACAAACCTGACAACGAGTGGGTGCAGTGTGACAAATGTAGAAAGTGGAGAATGTTGATCCATGGCTTCAACAGCAAGACTTTACCACTTCAGTG GTTCTGTTACATGAAACCTTTTAATGGTAAATGCGAGATACCAGAACAGGAAGTTGAACCTGGAGTGATAACGATATCCAGCAAGCGTCTGGGATACAGTTCCACTGAAGATCCCGAAGAGATAAAGCGCAAGCTCTCCAGACAAGCTGCGGGGACACCAGAAA AGATGGGTGAGAAAGTTCCATGTCAAACCATGGAGGATGATCTTGCAAACGAGTCTTCACAGACACGTAAAAGGCTCCGAAGGAGTTGTAGGAAAAGTTAg
- the LOC132040178 gene encoding uncharacterized protein LOC132040178 isoform X5 encodes MGDLGVEEKLSCEDGFKQYIMVKKDRKIICRTQCLNPPANMPAVWNITDIVRQETLDFLSGLSRCLLRRAPETSHQEREWGEFLGFLQKHKRVATGNHECFQFFILPPKEGSGFSCTFACYREREKPSECLVGKASGSTSKVIKDACSPSNEDAVVGAQTCDLSAKASGRPEKTNQHNLSLESNFARADPSYLKTLGHTHSGWIFGAIAEFVDNSRDAKATKLEISIDMIFSKAVGREIPMLCIIDDGCGMNHQEMLQMVSFGHRQPDADDANRIGRFGIGFKTGAMKLGKDALVLTQTTNSRSIAFLSQTLNEGKNNLEIPIVSYYRNGQLMELDKKNETLFKHNLKAIKKFSPFDKYFIGQKVGLFSKDGTGTHIYIWNLDEWGSNYSLQWESGITGGSSFHQGDILIRSRRVRARPGQMTQMVPLDYSLRSYLEVIFLDPRIKIYVQGSQVKSRPLARSLNKTVVENGTIMGKSVQLTLGCSQLEWEEANCGMFLYWHGRLIEAYKRVGSMMHNGDKGRGVIGVIDVTNLMADDNGHVWVHNNKQGFQDCEVYAELEKWLGEKSDKYLDEHVDKVELVLLHETF; translated from the exons ATGGGAGATCTTGGCGTGGAGGAGAAGTTATCATGCGAAG ATGGCTTCAAACAGTACATTATGGTTAAAAAGGACAGGAAGATCATATGTCGAACACAGTGTCTCAATCCACCTGCCAATAT GCCTGCAGTTTGGAATATAACAGACATTGTCCGACAAGAAACGTTGGACTTCCTCTCTGGGTTATCCCGCTGCTTGTTACGTCGTGCTCCAGAAACTTCTCATCAGGAAAGGGAGTGGGGAGAATTCCTTGGTTTCCTTCAGAAACACAAAAGG GTTGCTACTGGAAATCATGAGTGCTTTCAATTTTTCATACTTCCTCCCAAAGAAGGCTCAGGATTCAGTTGTACATTTGCTTGTTACCGGGAGAGGGAAAAACCAAGTGAATGTCTTGTAGGTAAGGCCTCTGGATCAACTTCTAAAGTGATCAAGGATGCTTGTTCTCCCTCCAATGAGGATGCTGTTGTAGGTGCCCAAACTTGTGATTTGTCAGCCAAAGCTAGCGGACGACCTGAGAAAACAAATCAACACAATCTTTCCTTGGAGAGTAATTTTGCGCGTGCAGATCCTAGTTATTTGAAAACTCTAGGTCACACTCATTCTGGTTGGATTTTTGGAGCAATCGCTGAGTTTGTGGACAATTCTAGAGACGCCAAAGCAACTAA GTTGGAAATTTCTATTGACATGATATTTTCAAAAGCGGTCGGCAGAGAAATTCCTATGCTATGCATTATAGACGATGGGTGTGGAATGAACCATCAGGAGATGCTTCAGATGGTATCATTTGGACACAGGCAACCTGATGCCGATGACGCTAATCGTATTGGGAGATTTGGGATTGGTTTTAAG ACTGGGGCAATGAAACTTGGGAAAGATGCGTTGGTTCTGACACAGACTACTAACTCTAGATCAATTGCTTTCCTTTCCCAGACactaaatgaaggaaaaaat AATCTAGAGATACCCATTGTAAGCTACTACAGGAATGGGCAACTTATGGAGCTGGATAAGAAAAATGAGACTTTGTTCAAACACAACTTGAAAGCCATTAAGAAATTTTCACCATTTGATAAGTACTTCATTGGTCAAAAAGTAGGTCTGTTCAGTAAGGATGGCACAGGAACACATATCTATATCTGGAATCTGGACGAGTGGGGATCGAATTATAGCCTGCAATGGGAGTCTGGAATAACTGGGGGGAGCTCCTTCCATCAGGGTGATATTCTCATTCGTTCTAGACGGGTCAGAGCTCGTCCAGGCCAGATGACTCAAATG GTTCCTTTGGACTATTCACTTAGATCTTATTTGGAAGTGATCTTTCTTGATCCAcggataaaaatatatgtccaaggATCACAG gTTAAAAGCCGACCATTAGCAAGATCTCTGAACAAGACTGTTGTGGAAAATGGTACTATTATGGGAAAATCGGTTCAACTTACACTGGGTTGCAGTCAATTGGAATGGGAAGAAGCAAATTGTGGAATGTTTCTGTACTGGCATGGACGTCTAATAGAG GCTTACAAAAGAGTTGGGAGTATGATGCATAATGGAGATAAAGGTCGTGGTGTCATTGGTGTTATTGATGTAACAAATTTAATG GCTGATGATAATGGACATGTTTGGGTGCACAATAATAAGCAAGGATTCCAGGACTGTGAAGTATATGCTGAATTGGAGAAGTGGTTGGGTGAAAAATCAGACAAATACTTGGATGAACACGTTGATAAAGTTGAATTG GTTCTGTTACATGAAACCTTTTAA
- the LOC132040178 gene encoding uncharacterized protein LOC132040178 isoform X4 codes for MGDLGVEEKLSCEDGFKQYIMVKKDRKIICRTQCLNPPANMPAVWNITDIVRQETLDFLSGLSRCLLRRAPETSHQEREWGEFLGFLQKHKRVATGNHECFQFFILPPKEGSGFSCTFACYREREKPSECLVGKASGSTSKVIKDACSPSNEDAVVGAQTCDLSAKASGRPEKTNQHNLSLESNFARADPSYLKTLGHTHSGWIFGAIAEFVDNSRDAKATKLEISIDMIFSKAVGREIPMLCIIDDGCGMNHQEMLQMVSFGHRQPDADDANRIGRFGIGFKTGAMKLGKDALVLTQTTNSRSIAFLSQTLNEGKNNLEIPIVSYYRNGQLMELDKKNETLFKHNLKAIKKFSPFDKYFIGQKVGLFSKDGTGTHIYIWNLDEWGSNYSLQWESGITGGSSFHQGDILIRSRRVRARPGQMTQMVPLDYSLRSYLEVIFLDPRIKIYVQGSQVKSRPLARSLNKTVVENGTIMGKSVQLTLGCSQLEWEEANCGMFLYWHGRLIEAYKRVGSMMHNGDKGRGVIGVIDVTNLMADDNGHVWVHNNKQGFQDCEVYAELEKWLGEKSDKYLDEHVDKVELSWIRKMGK; via the exons ATGGGAGATCTTGGCGTGGAGGAGAAGTTATCATGCGAAG ATGGCTTCAAACAGTACATTATGGTTAAAAAGGACAGGAAGATCATATGTCGAACACAGTGTCTCAATCCACCTGCCAATAT GCCTGCAGTTTGGAATATAACAGACATTGTCCGACAAGAAACGTTGGACTTCCTCTCTGGGTTATCCCGCTGCTTGTTACGTCGTGCTCCAGAAACTTCTCATCAGGAAAGGGAGTGGGGAGAATTCCTTGGTTTCCTTCAGAAACACAAAAGG GTTGCTACTGGAAATCATGAGTGCTTTCAATTTTTCATACTTCCTCCCAAAGAAGGCTCAGGATTCAGTTGTACATTTGCTTGTTACCGGGAGAGGGAAAAACCAAGTGAATGTCTTGTAGGTAAGGCCTCTGGATCAACTTCTAAAGTGATCAAGGATGCTTGTTCTCCCTCCAATGAGGATGCTGTTGTAGGTGCCCAAACTTGTGATTTGTCAGCCAAAGCTAGCGGACGACCTGAGAAAACAAATCAACACAATCTTTCCTTGGAGAGTAATTTTGCGCGTGCAGATCCTAGTTATTTGAAAACTCTAGGTCACACTCATTCTGGTTGGATTTTTGGAGCAATCGCTGAGTTTGTGGACAATTCTAGAGACGCCAAAGCAACTAA GTTGGAAATTTCTATTGACATGATATTTTCAAAAGCGGTCGGCAGAGAAATTCCTATGCTATGCATTATAGACGATGGGTGTGGAATGAACCATCAGGAGATGCTTCAGATGGTATCATTTGGACACAGGCAACCTGATGCCGATGACGCTAATCGTATTGGGAGATTTGGGATTGGTTTTAAG ACTGGGGCAATGAAACTTGGGAAAGATGCGTTGGTTCTGACACAGACTACTAACTCTAGATCAATTGCTTTCCTTTCCCAGACactaaatgaaggaaaaaat AATCTAGAGATACCCATTGTAAGCTACTACAGGAATGGGCAACTTATGGAGCTGGATAAGAAAAATGAGACTTTGTTCAAACACAACTTGAAAGCCATTAAGAAATTTTCACCATTTGATAAGTACTTCATTGGTCAAAAAGTAGGTCTGTTCAGTAAGGATGGCACAGGAACACATATCTATATCTGGAATCTGGACGAGTGGGGATCGAATTATAGCCTGCAATGGGAGTCTGGAATAACTGGGGGGAGCTCCTTCCATCAGGGTGATATTCTCATTCGTTCTAGACGGGTCAGAGCTCGTCCAGGCCAGATGACTCAAATG GTTCCTTTGGACTATTCACTTAGATCTTATTTGGAAGTGATCTTTCTTGATCCAcggataaaaatatatgtccaaggATCACAG gTTAAAAGCCGACCATTAGCAAGATCTCTGAACAAGACTGTTGTGGAAAATGGTACTATTATGGGAAAATCGGTTCAACTTACACTGGGTTGCAGTCAATTGGAATGGGAAGAAGCAAATTGTGGAATGTTTCTGTACTGGCATGGACGTCTAATAGAG GCTTACAAAAGAGTTGGGAGTATGATGCATAATGGAGATAAAGGTCGTGGTGTCATTGGTGTTATTGATGTAACAAATTTAATG GCTGATGATAATGGACATGTTTGGGTGCACAATAATAAGCAAGGATTCCAGGACTGTGAAGTATATGCTGAATTGGAGAAGTGGTTGGGTGAAAAATCAGACAAATACTTGGATGAACACGTTGATAAAGTTGAATTG AGCTGGATCCGTAAAATGGGCAAGTAA